In Calditerricola satsumensis, one genomic interval encodes:
- a CDS encoding CdaR family protein: MDRWLTNNNVAKVVALLMAVMLWGVVHMGETGSGNVPGTSPESFRVLVKELKVRGLSETAYLSSIEREQVEVRLNGPRWLLLDPLLVGERVEAYVDVQGLAPGTHRVPVRVSGVPEAVRATVSPDYVWVAIEEKKRRTVPVSVQVTGEPAEGYVAKTPTVRPTAVTVSGPKSLLERLTRAQVYVDVSGADKPVEKRVSVHLVDRSGNIVDVERQPKTVTVTVPILPSGAVVPVRPGPLEGKPAVGFAVADVRVVPERVRVYGPEAAIRTLSSLTTPPVNVDQRKASFVLRQRLSFPPGVSGTPDTVEVRVAIVPEAARTLQVPVTVVGAEGKRVTLVEPAGGKVAVVARGAPDAVAKVAESALRATVNAGMLPPGRHRVVPTVTLPDDRVLRVDPLPPVTVLVEPDEDGGRKREGEIGGTERGG; this comes from the coding sequence ATGGATAGATGGCTGACCAACAACAACGTGGCCAAAGTGGTCGCGCTCTTGATGGCCGTCATGTTGTGGGGGGTCGTCCACATGGGCGAAACGGGCAGCGGTAACGTGCCCGGAACCTCCCCCGAATCGTTCCGCGTCTTGGTCAAGGAGCTCAAGGTGCGCGGTTTGTCCGAGACGGCGTACCTTTCCTCCATCGAGCGGGAGCAGGTGGAGGTGCGCCTGAATGGCCCGCGGTGGCTTTTGCTCGATCCGCTCCTGGTCGGGGAGCGCGTCGAGGCGTATGTCGATGTTCAGGGCCTTGCGCCGGGCACCCATCGCGTTCCGGTGCGCGTCAGCGGCGTGCCGGAGGCGGTGCGGGCGACGGTGTCGCCGGATTACGTGTGGGTGGCGATTGAGGAGAAAAAGCGGCGAACCGTGCCGGTATCCGTTCAAGTCACCGGGGAACCGGCCGAGGGCTATGTCGCGAAAACGCCCACGGTTCGCCCCACGGCGGTGACGGTGTCGGGGCCGAAGTCGCTCTTGGAACGGCTGACCCGCGCGCAGGTGTATGTGGACGTTTCGGGGGCAGACAAGCCGGTCGAGAAGCGGGTGAGCGTGCACCTGGTGGACCGCAGCGGCAACATCGTCGACGTGGAGCGGCAACCCAAAACGGTAACGGTAACGGTGCCCATCCTTCCGTCGGGTGCGGTCGTTCCCGTCCGTCCGGGGCCCCTCGAAGGCAAGCCGGCGGTCGGCTTTGCGGTTGCCGATGTCCGCGTCGTTCCCGAGCGCGTGCGGGTGTACGGGCCGGAGGCGGCGATCCGCACCCTTTCTTCGCTCACCACGCCGCCGGTAAACGTGGACCAGCGGAAGGCGTCCTTTGTCCTACGCCAGCGCCTTTCGTTTCCGCCCGGCGTATCCGGGACGCCGGATACCGTGGAGGTGCGCGTGGCGATTGTCCCGGAGGCGGCGCGCACCCTGCAGGTGCCCGTGACGGTGGTGGGGGCCGAGGGCAAGCGCGTGACGCTGGTCGAGCCGGCGGGAGGGAAGGTGGCGGTGGTGGCGCGGGGAGCGCCGGACGCCGTGGCAAAGGTGGCGGAATCCGCACTGCGGGCGACGGTGAACGCCGGGATGCTGCCCCCTGGTCGGCACCGCGTCGTCCCAACCGTAACGTTGCCTGACGACCGCGTTCTCCGCGTCGATCCTCTTCCCCCGGTGACGGTGCTCGTCGAGCCGGACGAGGACGGGGGGCGCAAGCGCGAAGGAGAGATCGGAGGTACGGAAAGAGGGGGATAG
- the cmpA gene encoding cortex morphogenetic protein CmpA, whose protein sequence is MPLWLRKQLMRAFFGKDLHQIRVLNECWFFYCRSYAARKPQ, encoded by the coding sequence ATGCCGCTTTGGCTCCGCAAGCAGCTGATGCGCGCCTTTTTCGGAAAAGACCTGCACCAAATCCGCGTGTTGAACGAATGCTGGTTCTTTTACTGCCGCTCCTATGCTGCCCGGAAGCCGCAGTAG
- a CDS encoding NAD(P)H-hydrate dehydratase: MWGGSRSMPGAAQLAALAALRSGAGLVTLAVPASAAPYVAGRDPEILMWAWPDEDGHFAPDSWRCLEEGSRRYSVLAVGPGVGRWPGGETWLAHLLLRFPGPVVVDADALAFLGQNLDLLSRRSAPTIVTPHPREMGRLLGREETVAEAARPETARAFALAHQVYVVLKGAYSLVACPDGRLYLNPTGSSALAKGGSGDVLTGIVAGLVAQTGDVRAALLTGVWLHGRAGERAGDPVPHAPLARDVIACLPEAMAALAVEGSATRQTYFPGN; encoded by the coding sequence TTGTGGGGGGGCAGCCGGTCGATGCCCGGGGCTGCCCAGCTGGCGGCACTGGCCGCGCTGCGCAGCGGCGCCGGGTTGGTTACCCTGGCCGTTCCCGCATCCGCAGCCCCGTACGTCGCCGGCCGCGATCCGGAGATCCTGATGTGGGCGTGGCCGGACGAAGACGGCCATTTCGCTCCGGACAGCTGGCGGTGCCTGGAGGAGGGATCCCGGCGCTACAGCGTATTGGCTGTGGGGCCGGGCGTAGGCCGATGGCCGGGCGGCGAAACCTGGCTGGCCCACCTGCTTCTGCGCTTTCCGGGCCCTGTTGTGGTCGACGCCGATGCCCTCGCCTTTTTGGGCCAGAACCTCGATCTGCTCAGCCGCCGGTCGGCCCCGACCATCGTCACACCCCATCCGCGGGAAATGGGCCGGCTTTTGGGGCGCGAGGAGACGGTGGCCGAGGCAGCGCGGCCCGAGACGGCCCGCGCCTTTGCCCTGGCGCACCAGGTGTACGTGGTGCTCAAAGGGGCCTATTCCCTCGTCGCCTGCCCCGACGGGCGGCTGTACCTCAACCCCACAGGATCGAGCGCGTTGGCCAAGGGCGGCAGCGGCGATGTGCTGACCGGCATCGTGGCCGGTCTGGTGGCACAAACCGGCGATGTCCGCGCCGCGCTTCTCACCGGCGTCTGGCTGCACGGGCGAGCTGGGGAACGGGCCGGCGATCCGGTCCCCCACGCTCCACTGGCGCGCGACGTCATCGCCTGCCTGCCGGAGGCGATGGCGGCATTGGCTGTCGAGGGATCGGCAACCCGCCAGACATATTTCCCAGGAAATTGA
- a CDS encoding outer membrane lipoprotein-sorting protein — MRRLTVVLLVMLLAMLGLAGCGTKSAADVVDDLNDQLNELTSYQVRANLQLHTGQTPQTYDVEVWYKKPHYYRISLRNAERNITQIILRNDEGVYVLTPELKKVFRFDSDWPENQRVFYLYESLVQSIVNDEERKFATDGDRYLFDVVADYPNRSLVRQKIWLYKDLAPDRVEVLDADGNVMVSVAFRDFRAGVTFDENAFDKERNLTGALLDSVPASTPTPTENLSAVIPTYEPAGVSLVDVAEIDGGKTVVLKYKGTYTYHLLEERPKAVAASFPYGMPIDLGFTVAVLSEGEKRTLRWTHGGVDYMLTGDLPLEEMVRVAMSTFEATGK, encoded by the coding sequence ATGCGCCGTCTGACGGTTGTCCTGTTGGTTATGCTGCTCGCCATGCTGGGGCTGGCGGGATGCGGCACCAAAAGCGCGGCCGATGTCGTCGACGACCTGAACGATCAACTGAACGAGCTCACAAGTTATCAAGTGCGCGCCAACCTCCAGCTGCACACGGGGCAAACCCCGCAAACCTACGATGTGGAAGTGTGGTACAAAAAGCCCCATTACTACCGCATTTCCCTGCGCAACGCGGAGCGGAACATCACGCAAATCATTCTGCGCAACGATGAAGGCGTCTATGTGCTGACGCCGGAGCTGAAGAAGGTTTTCCGCTTCGACAGCGACTGGCCCGAAAACCAACGCGTCTTTTATCTGTACGAATCCCTGGTGCAGAGCATCGTGAACGACGAGGAGCGCAAGTTTGCCACCGACGGCGACCGGTACCTGTTCGACGTGGTTGCCGACTACCCCAACCGCAGCCTCGTCCGCCAGAAGATTTGGCTGTACAAAGACCTGGCACCGGATCGGGTTGAGGTGCTGGACGCCGACGGCAACGTGATGGTCAGCGTCGCGTTCCGCGACTTCCGGGCGGGCGTCACCTTTGACGAGAACGCCTTCGACAAGGAGCGCAACCTGACAGGCGCGCTTCTCGACAGCGTGCCCGCGTCGACGCCGACGCCGACGGAGAACCTGTCGGCGGTCATTCCCACCTACGAGCCCGCTGGCGTCTCGCTGGTGGATGTGGCCGAGATCGACGGTGGCAAGACGGTGGTGCTCAAGTACAAGGGGACCTATACCTATCATTTGCTGGAGGAGCGGCCCAAAGCCGTTGCGGCCAGCTTCCCGTACGGCATGCCGATCGATCTCGGGTTTACCGTCGCCGTCTTGTCCGAAGGGGAGAAGCGGACGCTGCGCTGGACGCACGGCGGCGTCGATTACATGCTCACCGGCGATTTGCCGCTGGAGGAAATGGTGCGCGTGGCGATGTCCACGTTCGAGGCAACCGGCAAGTAA
- the cdaA gene encoding diadenylate cyclase CdaA, which yields MNWGRITGSLSDVVDILLVAYVLYKLILFLRGTRAIQLLKGFLIIVGVWVLSTYFELRTLQWLMSQAFTYGVLAILIIFQPELRRALEQLGRGWLFTRTLQTPQETARRMVAEVIKAVTYMAKRRIGALIVISRSTGLEDVVETGTPIGGRVSAELLINLFTPNTPLHDGAVVIQGETILAAGCYLPLSENPYIGKELGTRHRAALGISETTDVLSVVVSEETGRISLAMNGEMWRDVSEETLRAMLEQHLVPPPRPERYGYRLWPWKERRHG from the coding sequence ATCAATTGGGGGCGGATCACGGGGTCATTGAGCGACGTCGTGGACATTCTCCTCGTTGCCTACGTGCTGTACAAATTGATTCTGTTTTTGCGCGGCACCCGGGCCATCCAACTGCTGAAAGGATTTTTGATCATCGTGGGGGTTTGGGTGCTGAGCACCTATTTCGAGCTGCGCACCCTGCAGTGGCTGATGTCGCAGGCGTTTACCTATGGCGTCCTCGCCATCCTGATCATCTTCCAGCCGGAGCTGCGTCGCGCGTTGGAACAACTCGGCCGCGGCTGGCTGTTCACCCGCACGCTGCAGACCCCCCAAGAAACGGCGCGGCGCATGGTGGCGGAAGTGATCAAGGCGGTCACGTACATGGCCAAGCGGAGGATCGGGGCGCTCATCGTGATCAGCCGGTCGACCGGCTTGGAGGACGTGGTGGAGACGGGGACGCCCATCGGCGGGCGCGTGTCCGCCGAGCTCCTCATCAACCTGTTTACGCCCAACACGCCGCTGCATGACGGGGCGGTGGTGATTCAGGGCGAGACGATCCTGGCTGCGGGTTGTTACCTTCCCCTATCCGAAAACCCGTATATCGGGAAGGAGCTCGGCACGCGGCATCGCGCCGCACTCGGCATTTCCGAGACGACCGACGTCCTCTCTGTCGTCGTGTCGGAGGAGACGGGGCGGATTTCCCTCGCCATGAACGGAGAAATGTGGCGCGATGTAAGCGAGGAGACGCTGCGCGCGATGCTGGAGCAGCACCTCGTGCCGCCCCCGCGCCCGGAACGCTATGGGTATCGCCTCTGGCCCTGGAAGGAGCGTCGCCATGGATAG
- the rocF gene encoding arginase, whose product MNQKKVALIGVPMDLGADRRGVDMGPSAMRYAGVMARLTRLGFHVDDVGDLVVPRPSGVAGQDLNLKHLPEVVEVNRNLAATVSEKVREGYIPLVLGGDHSIAIGTIAGVAQHYRNLGVLWFDAHGDLNTAETSPSGNIHGMPLAVSLGFGHDDLVRIGGFAPKVRPENVVIIGARDLDPGERELIKRIGLRVFTMHEIDRLGMSRVMEEALAIVTNGTDGVHLSLDLDAVDPHDAPGVGTPVVGGLTYRESHLAMEMLAEAGVLVSAEVVEVNPILDVENRTAKVAVALIGSAFGEKLL is encoded by the coding sequence ATGAACCAGAAGAAGGTCGCACTCATCGGCGTTCCGATGGACTTGGGTGCCGACCGGCGCGGCGTGGACATGGGGCCTAGCGCCATGCGCTATGCCGGTGTCATGGCGCGCCTCACACGTCTGGGCTTTCACGTGGACGATGTGGGGGATCTGGTTGTGCCGCGTCCAAGCGGCGTGGCGGGACAGGATCTGAATCTCAAGCATTTGCCGGAAGTGGTGGAGGTCAACCGCAATCTCGCCGCGACGGTCTCGGAAAAGGTGCGCGAGGGCTACATCCCCCTTGTGCTGGGGGGCGACCACAGCATTGCCATCGGGACGATCGCCGGCGTGGCGCAGCATTACCGCAACCTGGGCGTCCTCTGGTTCGATGCGCACGGGGACCTCAACACCGCCGAGACCTCGCCGTCGGGCAACATCCACGGCATGCCGCTGGCGGTGTCCCTCGGCTTTGGCCATGACGACCTGGTGCGCATCGGCGGCTTTGCCCCCAAGGTCCGCCCCGAAAACGTCGTGATCATTGGCGCGCGCGACCTCGATCCGGGCGAGCGGGAGCTGATCAAGCGCATCGGCTTGCGCGTCTTCACCATGCACGAGATCGATCGCCTGGGCATGAGCCGCGTCATGGAAGAAGCCCTGGCCATCGTGACGAACGGCACCGACGGCGTCCACCTCAGCCTTGACCTTGACGCCGTCGACCCGCACGACGCTCCGGGCGTCGGCACGCCGGTGGTGGGCGGCCTGACGTACCGCGAGAGCCATTTGGCCATGGAGATGCTGGCCGAGGCGGGCGTGCTGGTCTCGGCGGAGGTGGTGGAGGTGAATCCCATCCTGGACGTGGAGAACCGTACGGCCAAGGTGGCCGTCGCCCTGATCGGTTCGGCGTTCGGGGAGAAACTGCTCTAA
- a CDS encoding spore protein produces MAKKSPAGTNIDRVRQQNQASAQGNSQDAQFSATDVQQVRQQNQASQQGQSQQLQ; encoded by the coding sequence ATGGCGAAAAAATCGCCGGCTGGCACCAACATCGACCGCGTCCGTCAGCAAAACCAGGCGTCCGCCCAGGGCAACAGCCAGGACGCGCAGTTCTCCGCGACGGACGTGCAACAGGTTCGCCAGCAGAACCAAGCCTCCCAACAAGGCCAGAGCCAGCAATTGCAGTAA
- the glmS gene encoding glutamine--fructose-6-phosphate transaminase (isomerizing) yields MCGIVGYIGERQAQPILVEGLRKLEYRGYDSAGICVFDGTALRVRKTAGRLSALEEKLAAAPLPGTLGIGHTRWATHGRPTNENAHPHTDAEGRFAVVHNGIIENFQALRERLVAKGYRFVSETDTETIAHLLADLYDGDFVGTVRRAVAEMKGAYALAIVCRDEPDKLVVVRQASPLVIGVGKGEQFVASDIPALLEHTRDVYILENGEMAVLTKDGVTITKTDGTPVARDVFRVTWDLAQAEKEGYAHFMLKEIHEQPKAIRDTLSGRLEGNRVVFPDLKLSPTELAAVEKIHIVACGTAYHAGLVGKAAIERLARVPVDVEVASEYRYRDPLLTEKTLVIVISQSGETADTLAALRESQRRGAKVLGIVNVVGSSVAREADDVLFTWAGPEIAVASTKAYTAQLVVLYLFALYLAELRGTLSEAERAGLVAALQALPEQTEAVLGLAETMKGHAESVASATSLFFIGRGLDYAVAQEGSLKLKEISYIHSEAYAAGELKHGTLALIEDGVPVVALATQPNLLDKMVSNITEVKARGARVIALAMTGEAELAKTVDDLILLPPTDPLLAPVLAVVPLQLFAYHAAVARGLDVDKPRNLAKSVTVE; encoded by the coding sequence ATGTGCGGCATTGTTGGCTACATCGGCGAGCGGCAGGCGCAGCCGATTTTGGTGGAGGGGCTGCGCAAGCTGGAATACCGCGGGTACGACTCGGCGGGCATCTGCGTGTTTGACGGGACGGCGCTGCGCGTGCGCAAGACGGCCGGGCGGCTTTCGGCGCTGGAGGAAAAGCTGGCCGCTGCGCCGCTGCCGGGGACGCTCGGCATCGGCCACACGCGCTGGGCAACCCACGGGCGGCCGACGAACGAAAACGCCCACCCGCACACCGACGCGGAGGGGCGCTTTGCCGTCGTCCACAACGGCATCATCGAAAACTTCCAGGCGCTGCGCGAGCGGCTCGTGGCCAAAGGCTACCGCTTCGTCTCGGAGACGGACACCGAGACGATCGCCCACCTCCTGGCCGATCTCTACGACGGCGATTTCGTGGGCACGGTGCGGCGGGCGGTGGCGGAGATGAAAGGGGCCTACGCCCTGGCCATCGTGTGCCGCGACGAGCCCGACAAGCTGGTCGTCGTGCGCCAGGCCAGCCCGCTGGTCATCGGCGTGGGGAAGGGCGAACAGTTTGTCGCCTCGGACATTCCCGCGCTGCTCGAGCACACGCGCGACGTGTACATCCTGGAAAACGGCGAGATGGCCGTGCTGACGAAGGACGGCGTCACGATCACCAAAACGGACGGGACGCCGGTGGCGCGCGACGTGTTCCGGGTCACGTGGGACCTGGCCCAGGCGGAGAAAGAGGGCTATGCTCACTTCATGCTGAAGGAGATCCACGAGCAGCCCAAGGCCATTCGTGACACGCTGAGCGGTCGCCTTGAGGGAAACCGCGTCGTCTTCCCCGATCTGAAACTCAGCCCGACCGAGCTGGCGGCCGTGGAGAAGATCCACATCGTCGCCTGCGGCACGGCGTACCACGCCGGTCTGGTCGGGAAGGCGGCCATCGAGCGGTTGGCGCGCGTTCCGGTCGACGTGGAAGTGGCTTCGGAGTACCGCTATCGCGACCCGCTGCTGACCGAAAAGACCCTGGTCATCGTCATCAGCCAGTCGGGCGAGACGGCCGACACGCTGGCCGCCCTGCGCGAAAGCCAGCGCCGAGGGGCCAAGGTGCTGGGCATCGTCAACGTGGTCGGCAGCTCGGTGGCCCGCGAGGCCGATGACGTGCTGTTCACGTGGGCCGGGCCGGAAATCGCCGTCGCCTCGACGAAGGCGTATACCGCGCAGCTCGTGGTCCTGTACCTCTTCGCCCTGTACTTGGCCGAACTGCGCGGCACGCTGTCCGAGGCCGAACGGGCCGGTTTGGTCGCCGCCCTCCAGGCGCTGCCGGAGCAAACGGAGGCGGTGCTCGGCTTGGCGGAGACGATGAAAGGGCACGCCGAGTCGGTGGCCTCCGCCACCAGCCTGTTCTTCATCGGGCGCGGCCTCGACTACGCGGTGGCGCAGGAAGGGTCGCTCAAGCTGAAGGAGATCTCCTACATCCATTCCGAGGCCTATGCCGCCGGGGAGCTGAAGCACGGCACCCTTGCCCTCATCGAAGACGGCGTGCCCGTTGTCGCCCTGGCCACGCAGCCCAATCTGCTGGACAAAATGGTCAGCAACATCACCGAAGTGAAGGCACGCGGGGCGCGCGTGATCGCCCTGGCGATGACCGGTGAGGCCGAGCTGGCCAAAACGGTGGATGACCTGATCCTGCTTCCGCCGACGGATCCGCTTTTGGCGCCGGTGCTCGCCGTCGTACCGCTGCAGCTTTTCGCGTACCATGCCGCGGTGGCGCGCGGCCTGGATGTCGACAAGCCGCGCAACTTGGCCAAAAGCGTCACCGTGGAATAA
- a CDS encoding CopG family ribbon-helix-helix protein: MGVSRSANKRIVVSLPVTLLQEVDGVVKREKKSRSELFRQAMKLYLREQKKRQIRESLERGYQEMASINLCLAKEAIYAEEEAEHAVDRMVSGG, from the coding sequence ATGGGGGTGTCCCGATCCGCGAACAAGCGCATTGTGGTCAGCCTGCCGGTGACGCTGCTGCAGGAAGTGGACGGCGTCGTCAAGCGGGAGAAGAAGAGCCGCAGCGAGCTGTTTCGGCAGGCGATGAAGCTGTATTTGCGCGAGCAGAAAAAGCGGCAGATCCGCGAGTCGCTCGAACGCGGGTATCAGGAGATGGCGAGCATCAACCTCTGTCTCGCCAAGGAAGCGATTTACGCCGAGGAGGAAGCCGAACACGCGGTGGACCGGATGGTGAGCGGGGGGTAA
- the alr gene encoding alanine racemase has translation MFFRPTWCEVDVAAIRHNVRAFRRVLSPEVEIMAVVKADGYGHGALLVARAALEAGATRLGVATLDEAVQLRDAGLTAPLLVLGPTEGRHVEEAFAREIAVTVFDADTVAAAARAAERRGWGAVHLKVDTGMGRVGVRDEAELVALYRRALETPALRVEGLYSHLACADEADPSFSVDQHDRFRRFVARLEQEGLPVPSLHLLNSAGALRFRAWAYRFVRIGISLYGYYPSDHARAADVPLRPALTWKTRVAFVKDVPPGTPISYGAAYRTPEALRILTLPVGYADGFSRLRSNRGHVLVRGRRAPIVGRVCMDQTMVAVPRDWDVRVGEEVVLLGTQGTERIDADEIAREMGTISYEVLTLIGKRVPRVPVDAEAGQA, from the coding sequence GTGTTCTTTCGTCCCACGTGGTGCGAGGTGGACGTGGCCGCCATTCGCCACAATGTTCGGGCCTTTCGCCGCGTGCTCTCGCCCGAGGTGGAGATCATGGCCGTCGTGAAGGCCGACGGGTACGGCCATGGCGCTCTCCTGGTGGCGCGTGCTGCTCTGGAAGCGGGAGCCACGCGGCTCGGGGTGGCCACCCTTGACGAAGCCGTCCAGCTTCGCGATGCCGGGCTGACCGCGCCGCTTCTTGTGCTTGGCCCGACCGAGGGGCGGCATGTGGAGGAAGCCTTCGCGCGGGAGATTGCCGTGACCGTCTTTGACGCGGACACGGTGGCCGCGGCGGCCCGTGCCGCCGAGCGGCGGGGATGGGGGGCCGTGCACCTCAAAGTGGACACCGGGATGGGTCGGGTTGGCGTGCGCGACGAGGCCGAACTTGTCGCCCTGTATCGGCGGGCGCTGGAGACCCCCGCCTTGCGCGTGGAGGGCCTCTATTCCCATTTGGCGTGCGCCGACGAGGCCGACCCGTCTTTTTCGGTGGACCAGCATGACCGCTTTCGCCGCTTTGTCGCGCGCCTGGAGCAGGAAGGCCTGCCCGTTCCGTCCTTACACCTGTTGAACAGCGCCGGGGCCTTGCGTTTTCGCGCGTGGGCGTATCGGTTCGTCCGCATCGGCATCAGCCTCTACGGCTATTATCCGTCCGATCATGCGCGGGCGGCCGATGTTCCGTTGCGACCGGCCCTCACGTGGAAGACGCGCGTCGCCTTCGTCAAGGACGTGCCACCGGGAACCCCCATCAGCTACGGGGCCGCCTACCGAACGCCGGAGGCCCTGCGCATCCTGACGCTGCCCGTGGGGTATGCAGACGGCTTTTCGCGGCTGCGCTCCAACCGCGGCCATGTGCTCGTTCGCGGCCGCCGCGCGCCCATCGTCGGCCGCGTGTGCATGGATCAGACGATGGTGGCCGTGCCGCGCGACTGGGATGTCCGCGTCGGCGAGGAGGTGGTCTTGCTCGGGACGCAGGGGACCGAGCGCATCGACGCCGACGAGATCGCCCGCGAGATGGGCACCATTTCGTATGAGGTGCTGACCCTTATCGGCAAGCGCGTTCCGCGCGTTCCCGTTGATGCGGAAGCCGGACAGGCGTGA
- a CDS encoding type II toxin-antitoxin system PemK/MazF family toxin has product MIVKRGDVFYANLSPVVGSEQGGVRPVLVIQNDIGNKYSPTVIVAAITAQIQKAKLPTHVEIPAKPYGLEKDSVILLEQIRTIDKQRLTDKITHLDDELMQKVNESLQISLGLVDF; this is encoded by the coding sequence GTGATTGTCAAGCGCGGCGATGTCTTCTATGCCAACCTGTCGCCGGTGGTGGGTTCCGAACAGGGCGGCGTTCGCCCGGTGCTCGTCATTCAGAACGACATCGGCAACAAGTACAGCCCGACCGTCATCGTGGCGGCCATCACGGCGCAGATTCAGAAAGCGAAATTGCCCACGCATGTGGAAATTCCTGCCAAACCCTACGGCTTAGAGAAGGATTCGGTGATTCTGCTGGAGCAGATCCGCACCATCGACAAGCAGCGGCTGACGGACAAGATCACCCATTTGGACGACGAGCTGATGCAGAAGGTGAACGAATCGCTGCAAATCAGCCTGGGGTTGGTTGACTTTTAA
- the glmM gene encoding phosphoglucosamine mutase: MGKYFGTDGVRGVANRELTPELAFRIGRCGAHVLAKDAKKPKVVIGRDPRISGQMLEAALVAGLLSIGAEVIRLGVITTPGVAYLTRALGADAGIVISASHNPVADNGIKFFGPDGFKLSDDMEAAIEQLLDEPEDRLPRPVGGDVGRVEDFLQGGQKYLQYLKTTVNTRFEGLRIVLDCANGAASFLAPQLFVDLGAEVTTIAATPNGVNINEGCGSTHPERLQEEVVRQKADLGLAFDGDADRVIAVDEKGNVVDGDFIMAILAKALKERGALKGDAVVATVMSNIGFHRALEEMGLRVEVTAVGDRHVMEAMRKGGYNLGGEQSGHIILLDYATTGDGLLTALQLTSVVAASGKPLSKLASLMRKYPQVLRNVRVANKHAWADNAAVQAAIREAEAALGSSGRVLVRPSGTEPLVRVMVEGPDEETIQAWAARIADTLQRELG, encoded by the coding sequence ATGGGCAAATACTTTGGGACCGATGGGGTACGGGGTGTCGCCAATCGGGAGCTGACGCCGGAACTGGCCTTTCGCATCGGCCGATGCGGCGCCCACGTGCTGGCGAAGGATGCCAAAAAGCCGAAAGTGGTGATCGGGCGCGACCCGCGCATCTCGGGGCAAATGCTGGAGGCGGCGCTGGTGGCCGGGCTCTTGTCCATCGGCGCGGAAGTGATTCGCCTGGGCGTGATTACCACGCCGGGCGTGGCCTACCTGACGCGGGCGCTCGGGGCCGATGCCGGCATCGTCATTTCCGCCTCGCACAACCCGGTGGCCGACAACGGCATCAAATTCTTTGGCCCCGACGGGTTCAAGCTGTCGGATGACATGGAGGCGGCCATTGAACAGCTCCTCGATGAACCGGAAGACCGCCTGCCGCGCCCTGTTGGCGGCGACGTTGGACGGGTGGAGGACTTCCTGCAGGGCGGCCAGAAGTACCTGCAGTATTTGAAGACGACGGTGAACACCCGCTTCGAGGGGTTGCGCATCGTTTTGGATTGCGCCAACGGGGCGGCGTCGTTCCTGGCCCCCCAGCTGTTTGTCGATTTGGGGGCCGAGGTGACGACCATCGCGGCCACGCCCAACGGCGTCAACATCAACGAGGGCTGCGGCTCCACCCATCCGGAGCGGCTGCAGGAAGAAGTGGTGCGGCAGAAGGCCGATCTGGGCCTGGCCTTCGACGGCGACGCCGACCGCGTGATCGCGGTGGACGAGAAGGGCAACGTCGTCGACGGCGATTTCATCATGGCCATCTTGGCCAAGGCGCTCAAGGAACGCGGCGCGCTGAAGGGCGACGCCGTCGTGGCCACGGTGATGAGCAACATCGGGTTCCACCGCGCCCTCGAGGAAATGGGGCTGCGCGTCGAGGTGACGGCGGTGGGCGACCGCCACGTCATGGAAGCGATGCGCAAGGGCGGATACAACCTCGGCGGCGAGCAGTCGGGCCACATCATCCTGCTCGATTACGCGACGACGGGGGACGGCCTCCTCACCGCGCTGCAGCTGACCAGCGTGGTTGCGGCGTCGGGCAAGCCCCTGAGCAAACTGGCCTCCCTGATGCGCAAGTACCCCCAGGTCCTCCGCAACGTGCGCGTGGCGAACAAGCACGCCTGGGCCGACAACGCCGCCGTGCAGGCCGCCATCCGCGAAGCGGAAGCGGCGTTGGGGTCAAGCGGGCGCGTGCTGGTTCGGCCGTCGGGCACCGAACCCCTCGTGCGCGTGATGGTGGAAGGGCCCGACGAGGAGACGATTCAGGCATGGGCCGCGCGCATCGCCGACACGTTGCAGCGCGAATTGGGATAA